In Nostoc edaphicum CCNP1411, the sequence GCCTCTTTTGACCCTGCACCCTGCTCCCTGCTCTCCTGCCTCTTACTGATCCTTAAAACAGATGCAACTGCTGCGCCACATAGTATTAGGGCTGCAAAACGAAAAGTTCCTTGGAAGCCTGCAACGATCGCATCAGGAGGGGCAACAGATACATCTGCACCCGCAGACATGCTAGCGATTAACGCTCCAAATACTGCCCCGATTAGAGAAACTCCTACGGTGTTACCTGAAGTACGTGATAAAGACAGCAGCCCAGAAGCAATCCCTAGCCGCTCCCTCGGTACTGCTCCCATAACAGTGCTGTTGTTGGGCGATTGGAATAAACCTAATCCAATGCCGTAAATAAAATAGCGCGATACATAGCCAAGCTCAGTAATTTGAGCATCAAAAGTGCTAATCCCCAAACAGCCGCCAATCATCAACCCCAGTCCAATTGAACTGATCAGTCGCGCACCAAAGCGGTCTGAAAGTATTCCAGCTAGAGGGGCAATTAACCCACTAAGTATAGGCGATACGGCTAGTAGCAGCCCCACTTTTAGCGTCGGATATTGCTTGACCCCTTCTAGAAAGAAAGGGACGATGAGTAGCGAACCACCAATGACAGTGAATGCTAGCCAGCCACTCAGTAAACCCATACTTAATTGAAGATTTCGAAACAGGTGCAGTTCTAGTAATGGCTGCTCTAGGATCGCTTCAACTACCAAAAAAGTTGTAAAACTCACGGCAGCGATCGCTAATAATACTAATGAATTGATACTGCTAAAGCCTTGGCTTTGCCCCTGTGTCATACCCAGCCCAAAACTACCCAG encodes:
- a CDS encoding MFS transporter is translated as MAQFQAQPLALSSSQKNWVLLGVGLGVFMSTLDVGIINVALPTLVKAFDTSFPTTQWAVLSYQLVSSGLVLGATRLGDMWGKKSLYQGGLILFTFSSLLCGFAPSIEWLIGFRALQGLGAVFISGLGLAIVTEVFPTSERGRAVGVIGSVVSLGIAFGPSAGGLLLSWSGWHSIFFINVPLGIIASFLIARVVPPSVGIQGKQKFDFFGAILALLTLGSFGLGMTQGQSQGFSSINSLVLLAIAAVSFTTFLVVEAILEQPLLELHLFRNLQLSMGLLSGWLAFTVIGGSLLIVPFFLEGVKQYPTLKVGLLLAVSPILSGLIAPLAGILSDRFGARLISSIGLGLMIGGCLGISTFDAQITELGYVSRYFIYGIGLGLFQSPNNSTVMGAVPRERLGIASGLLSLSRTSGNTVGVSLIGAVFGALIASMSAGADVSVAPPDAIVAGFQGTFRFAALILCGAAVASVLRISKRQESREQGAGSKEAGEQGAGSKGEN